One Neoarius graeffei isolate fNeoGra1 chromosome 19, fNeoGra1.pri, whole genome shotgun sequence genomic region harbors:
- the LOC132868062 gene encoding uncharacterized protein LOC132868062, which yields MSKEQKILPQILVLCSSHPCVLELGNPEETRRLIRFRAENEQRFLKSKAAAKKLWETLIKELGLEGKVTSQQASKKWENLKKKYKELKNPLSGSGTDEGQTTACTWQFFEDMHEVLGSRPSIDPPVVVESFCPDADPTLLLMEIAGPSLDTFFPMAASTSDADTSTTSSPAPIPPTPSPKKKRKRKLDLINFLAQESEKAQKRHEETKEKTECFLGLFEKLVEKL from the exons ATGTCGAAGGAACAAAAAATCCTACCACAAATTTTAGTGCTCTGTT CTTCCCATCCCTGTGTACTTGAACTAGggaatccagaggaaacacgccgcttgattcgctttcgagctgagaatgagcagcgatttctgaaatccaaagctgctgctaaaaagctttggga GACGCTGATCAAGGAGCTTGGCCTGGAGGGAAAGGTGACCTCCCAGCAAGCATCAAAAAAGTGGGAGAACTTGAAAAAGAAGTATAAG GAGCTGAAAAATCCACTCTCTGGGAGTGGGACAGATGAGGGCCAAACAACTGCGTGCACATGGCAGTTTTTTGAGGACATGCACGAGGTGTTGGGATCCAGGCCATCCATTGACCCTCCAGTGGTAGTGGAATCATTTTGTCCTGATGCTGATCCCACACTTCTTCTGATG GAAATCGCCGGGCCCTCCTTAGACACCTTTTTTCCCATGGCAGCCAGCACCTCTGATGCTGACACATCTACTACCTCTAGCCCTGCTCCTATTCCCCCAACCCCGTCcccaaagaagaagaggaagaggaagttAGACTTGATAAATTTCCTTGCACAGGAGAGTGAGAAGGCGCAGAAGCGCCATGAGGAGACCAAGGAGAAGACGGAGTGCTTTTTGGGTCTTTTTGAAAAATTGGTAGAAAAACTTTGA